One Armatimonadota bacterium DNA window includes the following coding sequences:
- a CDS encoding universal stress protein — protein MFRHMLVPLDGSRLAEAVLPVAATLARALDAQVTLLHVVEPGAPPTVHGDVHLTRAGEADGYLRGVAEAMVAQGVRADVAVDQGADVAGVIARRAASLGVDLIVLCTHGRGGVRALLFGRVAEQVLARGTVPVLLMAPTAVRREQVWTVRRLLVPLDGSPMAEAALPAAAALARALVAEVALVMVVPTVATIADDRATAARLMPTAGAALLDVEAEQAVTYLQEITARLVREGVRVAASVERGEAVRVLLDRLAGPEVDLLVMATHGRSGVSAVWAGSVASRLVARASRPVLLIRIPRGDSQASLQLDLPRSG, from the coding sequence ATGTTCCGTCACATGCTGGTCCCTCTGGATGGCTCGCGGCTGGCGGAGGCCGTGCTCCCGGTCGCCGCCACCCTGGCCCGGGCCCTGGACGCGCAGGTCACCCTGCTGCACGTGGTCGAGCCGGGTGCCCCGCCCACGGTGCACGGCGACGTGCACCTGACGCGGGCGGGGGAGGCGGATGGCTACCTGCGCGGGGTGGCGGAGGCGATGGTCGCCCAAGGAGTGCGGGCGGACGTAGCGGTGGACCAGGGGGCCGACGTGGCCGGGGTCATCGCCAGGCGTGCGGCCAGCCTGGGCGTGGACCTGATCGTCCTGTGTACCCACGGCCGCGGCGGGGTGCGGGCGCTGCTCTTCGGGCGGGTGGCAGAACAGGTCCTGGCGCGGGGGACGGTTCCCGTGCTGCTCATGGCTCCCACCGCGGTGCGACGTGAGCAGGTCTGGACCGTCCGCCGGCTGCTTGTCCCGCTGGATGGCAGCCCTATGGCCGAAGCCGCGCTGCCCGCGGCGGCAGCGCTGGCCCGCGCCCTGGTCGCGGAGGTGGCCCTGGTGATGGTAGTGCCCACGGTGGCCACCATCGCCGACGACCGGGCAACGGCCGCCCGTCTCATGCCCACCGCCGGAGCCGCGCTGCTGGACGTCGAGGCGGAGCAGGCGGTGACGTACCTGCAGGAGATCACGGCGCGGCTGGTGCGGGAGGGGGTGAGGGTGGCCGCGTCCGTAGAGCGGGGCGAGGCGGTCCGCGTGCTCCTGGACCGGCTGGCAGGTCCGGAGGTGGACCTGCTGGTGATGGCCACCCACGGTCGCTCGGGCGTCTCCGCGGTGTGGGCGGGTAGTGTGGCCTCCCGCCTGGTGGCCCGCGCCTCCCGCCCCGTGCTGCTTA